A window of the Arthrobacter sp. Marseille-P9274 genome harbors these coding sequences:
- a CDS encoding uracil-DNA glycosylase: MSAKKPVRAFVELLARTETGPASTNFFDYSDAGNALRRRNLELYLLEMLERRPSVLLVGEAPGYRGMRMTGVPFSNPAIIEGRADPFGLFGPEKGYVLPPDAGTVAAEPTATVMWDVLAELDFLPLLWSAYPLHPHQPGRPLSNRTPSTAEIRTGLPLWQELARIFGIGNVIAVGNIGHRSVLASGRSAPKVRHPAHGGKVKFREGLRELLAAGIDETPAGSHSGTEAKS; encoded by the coding sequence ATGTCAGCGAAAAAGCCGGTCCGGGCGTTCGTCGAACTGCTGGCCCGCACGGAAACCGGCCCCGCCAGCACCAACTTCTTCGACTACAGCGACGCCGGCAATGCCCTGCGGCGCCGGAACCTCGAGCTGTACCTGCTGGAGATGCTGGAACGCCGGCCCTCGGTCCTGCTGGTCGGGGAGGCTCCCGGCTACCGCGGCATGCGCATGACCGGCGTGCCGTTCAGCAACCCCGCCATCATCGAGGGCCGAGCGGACCCGTTCGGCCTGTTCGGCCCCGAGAAGGGTTACGTCCTGCCGCCGGACGCCGGCACGGTCGCCGCCGAACCCACGGCCACGGTGATGTGGGACGTGCTGGCGGAACTCGATTTCCTGCCGCTGCTCTGGAGCGCCTACCCGCTGCATCCGCACCAGCCGGGCCGGCCGCTCTCCAACCGCACGCCGTCGACCGCCGAGATCCGGACCGGGCTGCCGCTGTGGCAGGAACTGGCCCGGATCTTCGGGATCGGGAACGTCATCGCCGTCGGCAACATCGGCCACCGCAGCGTCCTCGCCAGCGGCCGCAGCGCCCCGAAGGTCCGGCATCCGGCCCACGGCGGCAAGGTCAAGTTCCGCGAGGGCCTGCGGGAACTTCTCGCCGCGGGTATCGACGAAACCCCTGCCGGGTCGCACTCTGGCACGGAAGCCAAAAGTTAG